The Neoarius graeffei isolate fNeoGra1 chromosome 10, fNeoGra1.pri, whole genome shotgun sequence genome has a segment encoding these proteins:
- the prdm2a gene encoding PR domain zinc finger protein 2 isoform X1 has product MADSENVKAVELLILSEEQQQYAILHCPTNSHQLSLTGESPLLQDSLKEKENEAKGGADDLMEQSEEDQNILPAQRTGRPTMESVPLQPTDVINQNIPCKTGETELLEVLKHDNNSDFPSCETDADLDLDYDPKIIPDGKHQGSCMFFCQQCQRRFTTKQGLERHMHALSSCHTQIFKCRYCRKCFSTQFCRRRHERRHSNANRRTGVLIINPAPQVVGETQGMVSSQEEAPLVLTSKPVSNSPVPDLEGRGNSDELAETKCSFACKYCKKAFGTHTSLRRHERRIHERRLLPRGVRQKVVNSHEVQVQDSSGAPETSSNTQHSDEVRQEEEYMVDISNNISENLSFYIDGKIISTSAVTNCEVMELNSAAAVIGLDAIIVNPAQITQALKIESNDCNMTSDLSGQSSGRRRTSTPPLLPQIKTELESESILTTPSSAPEGTLIGTVFPRTLETIVLQKEKTIYLSPKLKQLLQNQDSSKSSFSLISKGQKLCPPLSLTLLPATSSRFKRRTTSPPNSPQQSSAPMLNSTIVQETDSSAPKVPKIDSQCTSAVLSLSKKEEMEMVNPATNSTETIQEILPLDCSASGTGGRSCNQQPLDLSSAVGKRDSEVLADCVLDLSMSRKSTEPDSTGCLAFQTSVRRTKPNSSMLEKVLLSQYAVVDVPTPADGIVNAPSATDLAAMAVTEPIPANPESVMLELPPASPPALNSTPSLPNSAVLHTASPAQPLSATPEPTELFLPAQTSITNQELHPISSTAQSSSPVELKTPVELSAGNSLAAFNVSLPNWLNSAPGSVTHALIPTTPALTLQGPQFLTDGSVCELAQRTLVIDSVLSPEAHLISPVLVNQSNISSLSFSPNVVVIEYTVALESSNATPVPQANAVHSLFDKTPPDHTEAQELQPSSQLQTANIEPSVPELPEAGVVEAQDQVLKSSSTVESLENSVAAVPSLGPSVSEKVETTVEPAETSSSTDHLEVETSDISIQYNNPMSEEQSSLPPLCKRFMCNACDELFQSMKGLSQHIGEHSDTWPYKCEFCVQLFESDTDLFEHRSSYHGIGKIYVCTICSKEFAFLCNLEQHHRDLHPGQECSHTEIENGKLRPENHNSSVRADSVTTACPTKDESSQYYQSAPKPEADNNSENTTEELYTTIKIMASEGVKPKVTDVRLGINQHYPSFKPPPFPYHNRTPVGPTTTTASNFTTHNIPQTFSTTVRCTKCGRGFDNMPELHKHILACANASDKKRYTPKKNPIPLKQFAKVQNGVLLPARGVNLRQNVSQKLGQPKKLHCHESEAKTKLSAHSKRKSMWVQRGRPVGRKSSQEELDVYVCPHCSREFTYHASLKKHIAFSCPMKPTCRKPPKRKGSIAPTQENHGRIRTRVSDIIMKPQRLNQGQKSLAKTQTNESGSASSVTLPVKAQIGKGKITVRNYRPKTSDILSSSGVHISKKSTLILMEAIQSPLASKSLVTLGKSQQQSNGVHVMERKIKQRDVELKPSTEEQFSLRVRGPITRSLQQVTSNVTSNTNKKANSANPAKCFVQTDDQNVAAHQAVAESKK; this is encoded by the exons ATGGCTGATTCTGAGAATG TGAAAGCAGTGGAGCTGCTCATTTTATCAGAAGAGCAGCAGCAATACGCAATTCTGCACTGCCCCACTAATAGTCATCAGCTTTCTCTGACTGGGGAATCTCCCCTTCTACAAGACTCACTAAAGGAGAAAGAGAATGAGGCAAAAGGAGGTGCTGATGACCTGATGGAGCAGTCTGAGGAGGACCAAAACATCTTGCCAGCCCAGAGGACCGGTCGTCCAACCATGGAGTCAGTACCCTTGCAACCCACTGATGTAATAAATCAAAACATACCGTGTAAGACTGGTGAGACAGAACTCTTGGAAGTGCTCAAACACGACAATAATTCAGACTTTCCCTCATGTGAAACAGATGCTGACCTGGACCTAGACTATGACCCTAAGATTATCCCTGATGGCAAACACCAGGGTTCATGCATGTTCTTCTGTCAGCAGTGTCAAAGACGATTTACTACCAAGCAAGGCCTGGAACGCCACATGCATGCTTTGTCATCCTGCCACACGCAGATATTTAAATGCCGCTACTGCCGGAAGTGCTTCAGTACACAGTTCTGCCGACGACGACATGAGAGAAGACATAGTAACGCCAATAGAAGGACAGGTGTTCTCATAATTAACCCTGCTCCACAGGTGGTTGGAGAGACTCAAGGAATGGTCTCTTCACAAGAAGAAGCCCCACTTGTCCTGACGTCCAAGCCAGTCAGCAACTCACCTGTGCCTGATTTGGAAGGAAGAGGTAACTCGGATGAACTTGCAGAGACTAAGTGCTCTTTTGCCTGTAAGTACTGCAAGAAAGCGTTTGGAACTCACACCAGCTTACGAAGGCATGAGCGCAGGATACACGAGCGTCGTCTGTTACCCAGAGGAGTCCGTCAGAAAGTTGTAAACTCTCATGAGGTTCAAGTTCAGGATTCCAGTGGCGCGCCAGAAACCTCTTCCAATACACAACACAGTGATGAGGTCAGGCAAGAAGAGGAGTATATGGTTGATATTTCCAACAACATCTCTGAGAACCTCAGCTTCTACATTGACGGGAAAATCATCTCAACCAGTGCCGTCACTAATTGCGAAGTGATGGAACTGAATTCTGCTGCTGCTGTGATTGGTCTGGATGCTATTATCGTCAACCCAGCTCAAATTACACAGGCCCTTAAAATAGAGTCTAATGACTGCAACATGACTTCTGACCTTAGTGGTCAGTCCTCTGGCAGAAGGAGGACATCTACTCCACCTTTATTGCCACAAATCAAAACTGAACTGGAGTCTGAATCTATCTTAACAACACCTTCGTCTGCCCCAGAAGGTACATTGATTGGCACTGTCTTCCCCCGGACATTAGAGACCATTGTTTTACAAAAAGAGAAAACTATTTATCTGTCTCCCAAGCTAAAGCAGCTCCTACAGAACCAGGACAGCAGTAAGTCATCATTTTCTCTGATCAGCAAAGGCCAAAAACTCTGCCCACCTTTATCACTAACGCTTTTACCTGCAACAAGTAGCAGGTTTAAGAGAAGAACAACATCCCCTCCTAACTCTCCACAGCAAAGCAGTGCACCAATGCTGAATTCTACCATTGTACAGGAAACAGATTCTTCTGCACCTAAAGTCCCAAAGATAGATAGTCAGTGCACATCTGCCGTGTTGAGCTTATCTAAAAAAGAAGAAATGGAAATGGTAAACCCAGCTACAAACAGTACTGAAACCATTCAGGAAATTCTGCCATTGGACTGCTCTGCATCAGGGACTGGTGGTAGGTCATGCAATCAGCAGCCACTAGATCTCTCCAGTGCTGTGGGTAAGAGAGACAGTGAGGTCTTAGCGGATTGTGTTCTGGATCTGAGCATGAGCAGAAAGAGTACAGAGCCTGACTCAACTGGATGTTTAGCCTTCCAGACATCGGTTAGGAGAACTAAACCTAACTCAAGCATGTTGGAGAAAGTATTGCTAAGCCAGTATGCTGTAGTGGATGTTCCTACACCAGCAGATGGAATTGTCAATGCTCCCTCAGCAACAGATCTAGCAGCAATGGCTGTGACTGAGCCAATTCCTGCTAACCCTGAAAGTGTTATGCTTGAGCTTCCTCCAGCCTCTCCTCCTGCACTGAATTCAACCCCTTCTCTGCCAAATTCTGCTGTACTGCACACTGCCTCTCCAGCCCAGCCCCTTTCAGCTACTCCAGAGCCCACGGAGTTATTCCTACCAGCACAAACATCCATAACCAATCAAGAACTTCACCCTATCAGTTCCACTGCTCAGTCCTCCAGTCCTGTAGAGCTCAAAACTCCTGTGGAACTCTCTGCTGGAAATTCTTTGGCAGCTTTTAATGTGTCTCTTCCTAATTGGCTTAATTCTGCCCCTGGAAGCGTGACCCATGCGCTCATCCCCACAACCCCAGCTCTAACTTTACAAGGTCCTCAGTTTCTTACGGATGGATCGGTATGTGAACTAGCACAAAGGACCTTGGTGATTGATTCTGTCTTGTCACCTGAAGCACATCTAATTTCTCCTGTGTTGGTAAACCAATCAAACATCAGTTCCCTGAGTTTTTCTCCTAATGTGGTTGTTATTGAGTACACTGTTGCACTGGAGTCCTCTAATGCCACCCCTGTTCCCCAAGCTAATGCTGTTCACTCTCTCTTTGATAAAACACCACCAGATCACACTGAGGCACAAGAACTGCAGCCTTCATCCCAACTACAGACTGCCAACATCGAGCCATCAGTTCCAGAACTGCCAGAGGCTGGTGTTGTTGAGGCTCAAGATCAAGTATTGAAATCGTCGTCTACTGTAGAGTCATTAGAGAATTCTGTAGCTGCAGTACCATCACTTGGTCCCAGTGTTTCAGAAAAAGTAGAGACAACAGTGGAGCCTGCAGAAACTTCATCCTCCACTGATCATCTCGAAGTGGAAACCTCAGACATTTCCATACAGTACAACAACCCTATGAGTGAGGAGCAATCGTCTCTGCCTCCTCTGTGCAAGCGCTTTATGTGTAATGCCTGTGATGAGCTCTTCCAGTCCATGAAGGGTCTGAGTCAGCATATTGGTGAGCACTCAGACACTTGGCCATATAAGTGTGAATTTTGTGTGCAGCTGTTTGAGAGTGACACTGATTTATTTGAGCACCGATCCAGTTATCATGGCATTGGTAAAATCTATGTCTGCACAATATGTTCCAAAGAGTTTGCCTTTCTTTGCAACCTAGAGCAACATCATCGAGATCTCCATCCCGGTCAGgagtgctcacacactgaaatagAAAATGGCAAGTTAAGACCCGAAAACCATAATAGTTCAGTAAGAGCTGATAGTGTTACCACAGCGTGTCCTACAAAAGACGAGAGTAGCCAGTACTACCAGTCAGCTCCAAAACCAGAGGCTGACAATAACTCTGAAAACACTACTGAGGAGTTATACACTACTATCAAGATTATGGCATCTGAAGGTGTCAAACCAAAAGTTACAGATGTGCGGCTTGGTATTAACCAGCATTACCCAAGTTTTAAGCCACCTCCGTTTCCATATCACAACCGAACACCAGTTGGACCAACCACCACCACGGCCAGTAACTTCACCACTCATAATATCCCACAGACTTTTAGTACTACAGTTCGCTGCACCAAGTGTGGCAGGGGCTTTGACAACATGCCCGAACTGCACAAGCACATATTAGCCTGTGCTAATGCTAGTGACAAAAAACGCTACACCCCCAAAAAGAACCCCATTCCACTCAAGCAGTTTGCAAAAGTGCAAAATGGAGTGCTGTTGCCTGCTAGAGGAGTCAACCTTCGACAGAATGTCTCTCAAAAACTTGGACAACCGAAAAAGCTGCATTGCCATGAGTCAGAAGCGAAGACAAAGCTGAGCGCTCATAGTAAGAGGAAATCTATGTGGGTACAGAGAGGCAGGCCAGTAGGGCGAAAGAGTTCACAGGAAGAGCTGGATGTTTATGTTTGTCCTCACTGCAGCAGGGAGTTCACTTACCATGCTAGCCTGAAGAAGCATATAGCTTTCAGCTGCCCAATGAAACCTACTTGCAGGAAGCCTCCAAAAAGAAAAGGTAGCATTGCACCAACACAGGAAAACCATGGACGTATTCGCACGCGTGTATCAGATATAATAATGAAACCACAAAGGTTAAATCAAGGACAGAAATCCTTAGCAAAAACTCAGACCAATGAGTCTGGTTCAGCCAGCAGTGTGACTCTACCAGTCAAAGCTCAAATTGGCAAAGGGAAAATTACTGTGCGAAATTATAGGCCTAAAACATCTGATATTCTCTCAAGCTCAGGAGTTCACATCAGTAAAAAAAGTACACTCATTCTGATGGAAGCCATTCAGTCACCATTGGCATCAAAGTCTTTAGTCACACTAGGGAAATCTCAGCAGCAGAGCAATGGGGTACATGTTATGGAGAGGAAAATAAAGCAAAGAGATGTGGAGTTGAAGCCCAGCACAGAGGAACAGTTCTCTCTGAGAGTGAGAGGTCCCATTACTCGCAGTCTACAGCAGGTTACGTCAAATGTCACGTCCAATACGAACAAAAAGGCTAACTCGGCTAATCCAGCCAAATGCTTCGTCCAGACAGATGATCAGAATGTCGCTGCACATCAAGCAGTTGCAGAGTCAAAGAAATAA
- the prdm2a gene encoding PR domain zinc finger protein 2 isoform X2 yields the protein MFFCQQCQRRFTTKQGLERHMHALSSCHTQIFKCRYCRKCFSTQFCRRRHERRHSNANRRTGVLIINPAPQVVGETQGMVSSQEEAPLVLTSKPVSNSPVPDLEGRGNSDELAETKCSFACKYCKKAFGTHTSLRRHERRIHERRLLPRGVRQKVVNSHEVQVQDSSGAPETSSNTQHSDEVRQEEEYMVDISNNISENLSFYIDGKIISTSAVTNCEVMELNSAAAVIGLDAIIVNPAQITQALKIESNDCNMTSDLSGQSSGRRRTSTPPLLPQIKTELESESILTTPSSAPEGTLIGTVFPRTLETIVLQKEKTIYLSPKLKQLLQNQDSSKSSFSLISKGQKLCPPLSLTLLPATSSRFKRRTTSPPNSPQQSSAPMLNSTIVQETDSSAPKVPKIDSQCTSAVLSLSKKEEMEMVNPATNSTETIQEILPLDCSASGTGGRSCNQQPLDLSSAVGKRDSEVLADCVLDLSMSRKSTEPDSTGCLAFQTSVRRTKPNSSMLEKVLLSQYAVVDVPTPADGIVNAPSATDLAAMAVTEPIPANPESVMLELPPASPPALNSTPSLPNSAVLHTASPAQPLSATPEPTELFLPAQTSITNQELHPISSTAQSSSPVELKTPVELSAGNSLAAFNVSLPNWLNSAPGSVTHALIPTTPALTLQGPQFLTDGSVCELAQRTLVIDSVLSPEAHLISPVLVNQSNISSLSFSPNVVVIEYTVALESSNATPVPQANAVHSLFDKTPPDHTEAQELQPSSQLQTANIEPSVPELPEAGVVEAQDQVLKSSSTVESLENSVAAVPSLGPSVSEKVETTVEPAETSSSTDHLEVETSDISIQYNNPMSEEQSSLPPLCKRFMCNACDELFQSMKGLSQHIGEHSDTWPYKCEFCVQLFESDTDLFEHRSSYHGIGKIYVCTICSKEFAFLCNLEQHHRDLHPGQECSHTEIENGKLRPENHNSSVRADSVTTACPTKDESSQYYQSAPKPEADNNSENTTEELYTTIKIMASEGVKPKVTDVRLGINQHYPSFKPPPFPYHNRTPVGPTTTTASNFTTHNIPQTFSTTVRCTKCGRGFDNMPELHKHILACANASDKKRYTPKKNPIPLKQFAKVQNGVLLPARGVNLRQNVSQKLGQPKKLHCHESEAKTKLSAHSKRKSMWVQRGRPVGRKSSQEELDVYVCPHCSREFTYHASLKKHIAFSCPMKPTCRKPPKRKGSIAPTQENHGRIRTRVSDIIMKPQRLNQGQKSLAKTQTNESGSASSVTLPVKAQIGKGKITVRNYRPKTSDILSSSGVHISKKSTLILMEAIQSPLASKSLVTLGKSQQQSNGVHVMERKIKQRDVELKPSTEEQFSLRVRGPITRSLQQVTSNVTSNTNKKANSANPAKCFVQTDDQNVAAHQAVAESKK from the coding sequence ATGTTCTTCTGTCAGCAGTGTCAAAGACGATTTACTACCAAGCAAGGCCTGGAACGCCACATGCATGCTTTGTCATCCTGCCACACGCAGATATTTAAATGCCGCTACTGCCGGAAGTGCTTCAGTACACAGTTCTGCCGACGACGACATGAGAGAAGACATAGTAACGCCAATAGAAGGACAGGTGTTCTCATAATTAACCCTGCTCCACAGGTGGTTGGAGAGACTCAAGGAATGGTCTCTTCACAAGAAGAAGCCCCACTTGTCCTGACGTCCAAGCCAGTCAGCAACTCACCTGTGCCTGATTTGGAAGGAAGAGGTAACTCGGATGAACTTGCAGAGACTAAGTGCTCTTTTGCCTGTAAGTACTGCAAGAAAGCGTTTGGAACTCACACCAGCTTACGAAGGCATGAGCGCAGGATACACGAGCGTCGTCTGTTACCCAGAGGAGTCCGTCAGAAAGTTGTAAACTCTCATGAGGTTCAAGTTCAGGATTCCAGTGGCGCGCCAGAAACCTCTTCCAATACACAACACAGTGATGAGGTCAGGCAAGAAGAGGAGTATATGGTTGATATTTCCAACAACATCTCTGAGAACCTCAGCTTCTACATTGACGGGAAAATCATCTCAACCAGTGCCGTCACTAATTGCGAAGTGATGGAACTGAATTCTGCTGCTGCTGTGATTGGTCTGGATGCTATTATCGTCAACCCAGCTCAAATTACACAGGCCCTTAAAATAGAGTCTAATGACTGCAACATGACTTCTGACCTTAGTGGTCAGTCCTCTGGCAGAAGGAGGACATCTACTCCACCTTTATTGCCACAAATCAAAACTGAACTGGAGTCTGAATCTATCTTAACAACACCTTCGTCTGCCCCAGAAGGTACATTGATTGGCACTGTCTTCCCCCGGACATTAGAGACCATTGTTTTACAAAAAGAGAAAACTATTTATCTGTCTCCCAAGCTAAAGCAGCTCCTACAGAACCAGGACAGCAGTAAGTCATCATTTTCTCTGATCAGCAAAGGCCAAAAACTCTGCCCACCTTTATCACTAACGCTTTTACCTGCAACAAGTAGCAGGTTTAAGAGAAGAACAACATCCCCTCCTAACTCTCCACAGCAAAGCAGTGCACCAATGCTGAATTCTACCATTGTACAGGAAACAGATTCTTCTGCACCTAAAGTCCCAAAGATAGATAGTCAGTGCACATCTGCCGTGTTGAGCTTATCTAAAAAAGAAGAAATGGAAATGGTAAACCCAGCTACAAACAGTACTGAAACCATTCAGGAAATTCTGCCATTGGACTGCTCTGCATCAGGGACTGGTGGTAGGTCATGCAATCAGCAGCCACTAGATCTCTCCAGTGCTGTGGGTAAGAGAGACAGTGAGGTCTTAGCGGATTGTGTTCTGGATCTGAGCATGAGCAGAAAGAGTACAGAGCCTGACTCAACTGGATGTTTAGCCTTCCAGACATCGGTTAGGAGAACTAAACCTAACTCAAGCATGTTGGAGAAAGTATTGCTAAGCCAGTATGCTGTAGTGGATGTTCCTACACCAGCAGATGGAATTGTCAATGCTCCCTCAGCAACAGATCTAGCAGCAATGGCTGTGACTGAGCCAATTCCTGCTAACCCTGAAAGTGTTATGCTTGAGCTTCCTCCAGCCTCTCCTCCTGCACTGAATTCAACCCCTTCTCTGCCAAATTCTGCTGTACTGCACACTGCCTCTCCAGCCCAGCCCCTTTCAGCTACTCCAGAGCCCACGGAGTTATTCCTACCAGCACAAACATCCATAACCAATCAAGAACTTCACCCTATCAGTTCCACTGCTCAGTCCTCCAGTCCTGTAGAGCTCAAAACTCCTGTGGAACTCTCTGCTGGAAATTCTTTGGCAGCTTTTAATGTGTCTCTTCCTAATTGGCTTAATTCTGCCCCTGGAAGCGTGACCCATGCGCTCATCCCCACAACCCCAGCTCTAACTTTACAAGGTCCTCAGTTTCTTACGGATGGATCGGTATGTGAACTAGCACAAAGGACCTTGGTGATTGATTCTGTCTTGTCACCTGAAGCACATCTAATTTCTCCTGTGTTGGTAAACCAATCAAACATCAGTTCCCTGAGTTTTTCTCCTAATGTGGTTGTTATTGAGTACACTGTTGCACTGGAGTCCTCTAATGCCACCCCTGTTCCCCAAGCTAATGCTGTTCACTCTCTCTTTGATAAAACACCACCAGATCACACTGAGGCACAAGAACTGCAGCCTTCATCCCAACTACAGACTGCCAACATCGAGCCATCAGTTCCAGAACTGCCAGAGGCTGGTGTTGTTGAGGCTCAAGATCAAGTATTGAAATCGTCGTCTACTGTAGAGTCATTAGAGAATTCTGTAGCTGCAGTACCATCACTTGGTCCCAGTGTTTCAGAAAAAGTAGAGACAACAGTGGAGCCTGCAGAAACTTCATCCTCCACTGATCATCTCGAAGTGGAAACCTCAGACATTTCCATACAGTACAACAACCCTATGAGTGAGGAGCAATCGTCTCTGCCTCCTCTGTGCAAGCGCTTTATGTGTAATGCCTGTGATGAGCTCTTCCAGTCCATGAAGGGTCTGAGTCAGCATATTGGTGAGCACTCAGACACTTGGCCATATAAGTGTGAATTTTGTGTGCAGCTGTTTGAGAGTGACACTGATTTATTTGAGCACCGATCCAGTTATCATGGCATTGGTAAAATCTATGTCTGCACAATATGTTCCAAAGAGTTTGCCTTTCTTTGCAACCTAGAGCAACATCATCGAGATCTCCATCCCGGTCAGgagtgctcacacactgaaatagAAAATGGCAAGTTAAGACCCGAAAACCATAATAGTTCAGTAAGAGCTGATAGTGTTACCACAGCGTGTCCTACAAAAGACGAGAGTAGCCAGTACTACCAGTCAGCTCCAAAACCAGAGGCTGACAATAACTCTGAAAACACTACTGAGGAGTTATACACTACTATCAAGATTATGGCATCTGAAGGTGTCAAACCAAAAGTTACAGATGTGCGGCTTGGTATTAACCAGCATTACCCAAGTTTTAAGCCACCTCCGTTTCCATATCACAACCGAACACCAGTTGGACCAACCACCACCACGGCCAGTAACTTCACCACTCATAATATCCCACAGACTTTTAGTACTACAGTTCGCTGCACCAAGTGTGGCAGGGGCTTTGACAACATGCCCGAACTGCACAAGCACATATTAGCCTGTGCTAATGCTAGTGACAAAAAACGCTACACCCCCAAAAAGAACCCCATTCCACTCAAGCAGTTTGCAAAAGTGCAAAATGGAGTGCTGTTGCCTGCTAGAGGAGTCAACCTTCGACAGAATGTCTCTCAAAAACTTGGACAACCGAAAAAGCTGCATTGCCATGAGTCAGAAGCGAAGACAAAGCTGAGCGCTCATAGTAAGAGGAAATCTATGTGGGTACAGAGAGGCAGGCCAGTAGGGCGAAAGAGTTCACAGGAAGAGCTGGATGTTTATGTTTGTCCTCACTGCAGCAGGGAGTTCACTTACCATGCTAGCCTGAAGAAGCATATAGCTTTCAGCTGCCCAATGAAACCTACTTGCAGGAAGCCTCCAAAAAGAAAAGGTAGCATTGCACCAACACAGGAAAACCATGGACGTATTCGCACGCGTGTATCAGATATAATAATGAAACCACAAAGGTTAAATCAAGGACAGAAATCCTTAGCAAAAACTCAGACCAATGAGTCTGGTTCAGCCAGCAGTGTGACTCTACCAGTCAAAGCTCAAATTGGCAAAGGGAAAATTACTGTGCGAAATTATAGGCCTAAAACATCTGATATTCTCTCAAGCTCAGGAGTTCACATCAGTAAAAAAAGTACACTCATTCTGATGGAAGCCATTCAGTCACCATTGGCATCAAAGTCTTTAGTCACACTAGGGAAATCTCAGCAGCAGAGCAATGGGGTACATGTTATGGAGAGGAAAATAAAGCAAAGAGATGTGGAGTTGAAGCCCAGCACAGAGGAACAGTTCTCTCTGAGAGTGAGAGGTCCCATTACTCGCAGTCTACAGCAGGTTACGTCAAATGTCACGTCCAATACGAACAAAAAGGCTAACTCGGCTAATCCAGCCAAATGCTTCGTCCAGACAGATGATCAGAATGTCGCTGCACATCAAGCAGTTGCAGAGTCAAAGAAATAA